The following are encoded together in the Cicer arietinum cultivar CDC Frontier isolate Library 1 chromosome 2, Cicar.CDCFrontier_v2.0, whole genome shotgun sequence genome:
- the LOC140919472 gene encoding uncharacterized protein → MRRKYQGSEIVQRAQLQALRREFEILEMKEGETIVEYFSRVMMVANNMRNNGEAMQDIQIVEKILRTLTERFNYIVVSIEESKDINCLSVDELQSSLIVHEQKFRRKINEEEQVLNVTQEERSGRGRGRSTFGGYRGRGRGKPSPAYKAAIECFKCHKKGHFQYECP, encoded by the coding sequence ATGAGAAGAAAATATCAAGGAAGTGAGATAGTACAAAGAGCCCAATTGCAAGCTCTCAGAAGAGAATTTGAAATCTTGGAAATGaaagaaggagaaaccattgtcGAATATTTCTCCAGAGTCATGATGGTGGCAAACAACATGCGCAATAATGGAGAGGCAATGCAAGACATTCAGATTGTGGAGAAGATTCTGCGGACTCTCACCGAAAGGTTCAATTACATAGTTGTCTCGATAGAGGAATCAAAAGACATAAACTGCCTCTCAGTTGATGAACTTCAAAGTTCACTCATTGTCCATGAACAAAAGTTCCGAAGAAAGATCAATGAAGAAGAGCAGGTGCTTAACGTGACTCAAGAGGAGAGAAGCGGAAGAGGAAGAGGCAGGAGCACGTTTGGAGGATATCGAGGACGGGGACGAGGGAAACCATCACCAGCTTACAAAGCAGCAATAGAGTGCTTTAAGTGTCACAAAAAAGGACACTTCCAGTATGAATGTCCATAG
- the LOC101501341 gene encoding phytoene synthase 2, chloroplastic-like, giving the protein MSSVVLWVNCGPKENAKSMVDICSIGRTQRSVKVCSRIKFGSGGAVVAESLRSSEERVYEVVLKQAALVREEKRGANIEFDLEKTIEGDFSNGDLLNLAYDRCGEVCAEYAKTFYLGTQLMTEERRKAIWAIYVWCRRTDELVDGPNASHITPKALDRWEQRLSDVFEGRPYDLYDAALSHTVSKYPVDIQPFKDMIEGMRMDLRKSRYNNFDELYLYCYYVAGTVGLMSVPVMGIAPQSKASTETIYNAALALGIANQLTNILRDVGEDGRRGRVYLPQDELAQAGLSDDDIMRGRVTEKWRNFMKGQIKRARMFFDEAEKGVAELSSASRWPVWASLLLYRQILDSIEANDYDNFTKRAYVGKVNKLLSLPAAYGIALLGPQNLTKFLMR; this is encoded by the exons ATGTCTAGTGTTGTTCTTTGGGTGAATTGTGGGCCCAAAGAGAATGCCAAATCAATGGTGGATATTTGTAGCATTGGAAGAACACAAAGGAGTGTTAAAGTGTGTTCTAGGATAAAGTTTGGAAGTGGGGGTGCAGTGGTAGCAGAATCTTTGAGAAGCTCAGAAGAGAGGGTGTATGAAGTAGTTTTGAAGCAAGCAGCTTTGGTGAGAGAAGAAAAGAGGGGTGCAAATATAGAATTTGATTTGGAGAAAACAATTGAAGGTGATTTTAGTAATGGGGATTTGTTGAATTTGGCTTATGATCGGTGTGGTGAAGTTTGTGCTGAGTATGCCAAGACTTTTTACCTCg GTACACAATTGATGACTGAAGAACGCCGAAAAGCCATATGGGCAATTTATG TGTGGTGTAGAAGAACTGATGAACTAGTAGATGGCCCAAATGCTTCACACATCACACCCAAAGCATTGGACAGGTGGGAACAACGACTAAGTGATGTTTTTGAAGGTCGACCCTATGATTTGTATGATGCTGCCCTCTCACACACCGTCTCAAAGTACCCCGTAGATATTCAG CCATTCAAGGACATGATAGAAGGGATGAGGATGGACCTAAGAAAGTCAAGATACAATAACTTTGATGAGCTCTATCTTTATTGCTACTATGTTGCTGGGACAGTAGGTCTTATGAGTGTCCCTGTAATGGGGATAGCACCACAGTCCAAGGCTTCAACTGAGACCATTTATAATGCAGCATTGGCATTAGGCATTGCAAATCAACTCACAAATATACTCAGAGACGTTGGAGAAGA TGGTAGAAGAGGAAGAGTGTATCTCCCACAAGATGAGCTGGCGCAAGCCGGCCTATCAGACGACGACATAATGCGTGGAAGAGTAACAGAAAAATGGAGGAATTTCATGAAAGGACAAATAAAAAGAGCAAGGATGTTTTTTGATGAAGCAGAAAAGGGTGTTGCAGAGCTTAGTTCTGCTAGTAGATGGCCTGTATGGGCTTCATTGTTATTGTATAGGCAAATATTAGATTCTATTGAAGCCAATGATTATGATAACTTCACTAAAAGAGCTTATGTTGGAAAAGTTAACAAGTTATTATCATTACCTGCTGCTTATGGAATTGCACTTTTAGGTCCTCAAAActtaaccaaatttttaatgagaTGA